Proteins encoded by one window of Microcebus murinus isolate Inina chromosome 2, M.murinus_Inina_mat1.0, whole genome shotgun sequence:
- the SFPQ gene encoding splicing factor, proline- and glutamine-rich → MSRDRFRSRGGGGGGFHRRGGGGGRGGLHDFRSPPPGMGLSQNRGPMGPGPGQGGPKPPIPPPPPHQQQQQPPPQQPPPQQPPPHQPPPHPQPHQQPPPPPQDSSKPVVPPGPGPAPVVSSAPPASSSAPPATPPTSGAPPGPGPGPTPTPPPAVTSAPPGAPPPAPPSSGVPTTPPQAGGPPPPPAGGPGPGPGPKQGPGPGGPKGGKMPGGPKPGGGPGLSTPGGHPKPPHRGGGEPRGGRQHHPPYHQQHHQGPPPGGPGGRSEEKISDSEGFKANLSLLRRPGEKTYTQRCRLFVGNLPADITEDEFKRLFAKYGEPGEVFINKGKGFGFIKLESRALAEIAKAELDDTPMRGRQLRVRFATHAAALSVRNLSPYVSNELLEEAFSQFGPIERAVVIVDDRGRSTGKGIVEFASKPAARKAFERCSEGVFLLTTTPRPVIVEPLEQLDDEDGLPEKLAQKNPMYQKERETPPRFAQHGTFEYEYSQRWKSLDEMEKQQREQVEKNMKDAKDKLESEMEDAYHEHQANLLRQDLMRRQEELRRMEELHNQEMQKRKEMQLRQEEERRRREEEMMIRQREMEEQMRRQREESYSRMGYMDPRERDMRMGGGGAMNMGDPYGSGGQKFPPLGGGGGIGYEANPGVPPATMSGSMMGSDMRTERFGQGGAGPVGGQGPRGMGPGTPAGYGRGREEYEGPNKKPRF, encoded by the exons ATGTCTCGGGATCGGTTCCGGAGTCGCGGCGGTGGCGGTGGTGGCTTCCACCGGCGcggaggaggcggcggccgcGGAGGTCTCCACGACTTCCGCTCACCGCCGCCCGGCATGGGCCTCAGTCAGAACCGCGGCCCCATGGGTCCCGGTCCCGGACAGGGCGGCCCTAAGCCTCCGATCCCGCCACCGCCTCCGcaccaacagcagcagcagccaccgcCGCAGCAGCCTCCGCCACAGCAGCCGCCACCACATCAGCCACCGCCGCACCCGCAGCCGCAtcagcagccgccgccgccgccgcaagACTCATCCAAGCCCGTCGTTCCTCCGGGACCAGGCCCTGCTCCGGTCGTAAGCAGCGCGCCGCCGGCCTCCAGCTCGGCCCCGCCTGCCACTCCCCCGACCTCCGGGGCCCcgccaggcccagggccaggccccaCCCCGACCCCGCCGCCCGCCGTCACCTCTGCTCCCCCGGGGGCGCCTCCACCGGCCCCACCAAGTAGCGGGGTCCCGACCACTCCCCCTCAGGCGGGGGGCCCGCCACCTCCACCAGCAGGGGGCCCAGGGCCCGGCCCGGGGCCTAAGCAGGGCCCCGGGCCTGGCGGCCCCAAGGGCGGCAAAATGCCTGGCGGGCCGAAGCCCGGTGGCGGCCCTGGCTTGAGCACTCCTGGTGGCCACCCCAAGCCGCCGCACCGAGGCGGCGGAGAGCCTCGTGGGGGCCGCCAGCATCACCCGCCCTACCACCAGCAGCACCACCAGGGGCCCCCGCCTGGCGGGCCTGGCGGCCGCAGCGAAGAAAAAATTTCGGACTCCGAG gGGTTTAAAGCCAACTTGTCTCTCTTGAGGAGGCCTGGAGAGAAAACTTACACACAGCGCTGTCGTTTGTTTGTTGGGAATCTACCGGCTGATATCACAGAGGATGAATTCAAAAGACTATTTGCTAAATATGGAGAACCAGGAGAAGTTTTTATCAACAAAGGCAAAGGATTTGGATTTATTAAACTT GAGTCTAGAGCCTTGGCTGAAATTGCCAAAGCTGAACTTGATGATACCCCCATGAGAGGTAGACAGCTTCGGGTTCGATTTGCCACACATGCTGCTGCCCTTTCTGTTCGTAATCTTTCACCTTACGTTTCCAATGAATTGTTGGAAGAAGCTTTTAGCCAGTTTGGTCCTATTGAAAGGGCTGTTGTAATTGTGGATGATCGTGGAAGATCTACAGGGAAAGGCATTGTTGAATTTGCTTCTAAACCAGCAGCAAGAAAAGCATTTGAACGATGCAGTGAAGGTGTTTTCTTACTGACAAC AACTCCTCGCCCAGTTATTGTGGAACCACTTGAACAATTAGATGATGAAGATGGTCTTCCTGAAAAACTTGCACAGAAGAATCCAATGTATCAAAA GGAGAGAGAAACTCCTCCTCGTTTTGCCCAGCATGGCACATTTGAGTATGAATATTCTCAGCGATGGAAGTCCTTggatgaaatggaaaaacagcAAAGGGAACAAGttgaaaaaaacatgaaagatgCAAAAGACAAATTGGAAAGTGAAATGGAAGATGCTTATCATGAACATCAGGCAAATCTTTTGCGCCAAG ATCTCATGAGACGACAGGAAGAGTTAAGACGCATGGAAGAACTTCACAATCAAGAAATGCAGAAACGTAAAGAAATGCAATTGAG ACAAGAAGAGGAACGACGtagaagggaggaagagatgatGATTCGTCAACGTGAGATGGAAGAACAAATGAGGCGCCAAAGAGAGGAAAGTTACAGCCGAATGGGCTACATGGATCCA agagaaagagacatgaGGATGGGTGGCGGAGGAGCAATGAACATGGGAG atCCCTATGGTTCAGGAGGCCAGAAATTTCCACCtctaggtggtggtggtggcataGGTTATGAAGCTAATCCTGGAGTTCCACCAGCAACCATGAGTGGTTCCATGATGGGAAGCGACATG CGTACTGAGCGCTTTGGGCAGGGAGGTGCGGGGCCTGTGGGTGGACAGGGTCCTAGAGGAATGGGGCCTGGAACTCCAGCAGGATATGGTAGAGGGAGAGAAGAGTATGAAGGCCCAAACAAAAAACCCCGATTTTAG